TGCGTCGACGGCGCGGTAACCTTCGGTGTTGCTGTTCTTGTAGTTCCAGATTGTCTCCAGGCACAGACTCACGGTGTGCGGATTGCCATTCATGCTGACCCAGTTGGCGCTGATCTGTCGCCAGATTCCGGGCATAGGACAGCTCGATGAAGCGATCCCGCAGACCGATCATGGGTTCCTTTAGAGAACTGTTTTCCAGAATGTAAAAGAAAGTGGGATCTCCCGGCGCCGGATTGTGCAGGTCGAGAAACACATCCATGCGACCTTCGTCAATCAGGCCGCCCACCATCTTTTGCGCGGCCTGGACCTCGTTCCAATGAGGCTGCGGCGACCAGTCGCGATTGTGATCCTGCGGCTGGGCGTCTTTGCCGCCATTGCCCGTCGCGGTGTTGTCCACATCCATGATCGGCACCAGGAAAATCTCCGCGTGCTGCCTGAGCCAAGCCGCGTCTGCATCGTCGCTCAGCAACCACTCGCCGAAGCCTTGTGCCACCCAACTCGATCCGCTCTCCCAGGCGTGTTGCCGCGCCTGTACCCAGACGCCGAAGCGCTGCTCCTTCTTTCGCTCCCCCTCCTGCACATGCAGCAGGGGGACGCTACGACCCTCGCGTGAACGGCACAACTCCTTGGCGGTGGCATGCGGCGACTTCTCGCTCATCGCTCGTACAAAGGCCGTTGCAGCACTCGGAGTGTAGGGCGGTCCCCAGGCGACAAAAAACGACGTTGTCTCCGGCTTGAGCGTGTAAATCATGAATTCGTCCTGGCGCGTGCCTTTCTCCGTGCGGAGCCACGTCTTGCCATCGTGCGAATACGTGGCCTGCTCCGGCATCGCCCAGGAAGAAGCAAGTGGCTTGGCCAATGGCCCACCGGCCGTTGTCGCTTTCGTTCCCTGCAATTGGAGCGAGATCGTCTCGCCCGGTGTGATTCCCTTCACGCGAAAGTACCACCAGCACGGCCAGCCCCGCGTCGGATCGCCGCCCGGCCGGAAGCTGATGCTCCGCGCCGTATTGTCGATTTTGACCTCAATGACTGAAGCTCCCTCGAAGTCAGACTCCACTGTCAACTCATTCGCCCCCAAGGCGATGCGGCAAAAGAAGAACACTGAGAAAGCGACCGCAAGAACGGGGCGATTTCTAGGAATCCGAATACATCCGCGGTTCATGGGGGCTTTCTTACACTCGCAGTCGTGTCGTGCAATGCGATTGAGGTAATTAGTCGAATAGGTCCGCGATGGGGGCGCCGCTTCCATTCGCTGCGGCCGACTTGGCGAATGGGCCGAATTGCAGCGTCGCACGGCAGCGTGGGTCCGGACGCATTAAGGTTCGGTCAACTTCGTAATCGGTGTCAGTTCCAGCTTGCAAAACTCGACTTCGGAGCCTTCCGCTTGCAGGGCAATTTGTCCTTTCGTCGCAGTGCATTTGGTTCCGTGATTCACGAGATCACCGTTGACCCACACCTTGACGGCATCCTGAACGCATTCGATGACCATCGTGTTCCACTCGCCGGGCTTCTTTTCTGAATCGTCCGTCAGGTTCAAAATCCGTCGGGCCTTTCCCTCGGTGACACCCCAGGTCTCCTGCGGGCCGCGGCGATTGACCATGTCGGGCACGGTGATGTCTTCGACGATGCACCAGAAATCGCCAGCGTGACCGGAATTCATCTGAACCTCAATCGACTTCGGGAACATCTTGTAAAGCGCCCGGGGCGTGGAGGCATGAACCAGCACGCCGCAATTGCCGGGTTTGGCCGCGAAACGGTACTCGACTGCCAGCCGATAGTTCTCGTATTTCTCCTTAGTGATGAGGTGGCCAGCCGGTTGGCCCAGACTGACCAGCAGCCCGTCGCGGACGATAAAGGTCGCTTTGGCGTCCGGGTTCTTATCCAGTTCCGGAACATCGACCTGCCAGCCGGTCAGATCCTTGCCATTGAACAGGCCAACTGTTTTTCTGACGGTTGCAGACGTAGGCGGCGTTTTCGTCACGGCCGGCGGGTCTGCCGGAAGCCCGCTACTGCTGCAGCAGAACACGAAGAAAATCACACAACTGCGAATTCGCTTTGGCATGGATGGCTTCCTGGTTCGTCTGGCGGTTCCCAATGTTGGGCTTGAGAGCATGATAGGTGGGAAGCTCACCCGTCGAAATCCCTGGCGGCACCGGTATTCGTGTGGCCACCGCATG
Above is a window of Anatilimnocola aggregata DNA encoding:
- a CDS encoding M14-type cytosolic carboxypeptidase, which translates into the protein MESDFEGASVIEVKIDNTARSISFRPGGDPTRGWPCWWYFRVKGITPGETISLQLQGTKATTAGGPLAKPLASSWAMPEQATYSHDGKTWLRTEKGTRQDEFMIYTLKPETTSFFVAWGPPYTPSAATAFVRAMSEKSPHATAKELCRSREGRSVPLLHVQEGERKKEQRFGVWVQARQHAWESGSSWVAQGFGEWLLSDDADAAWLRQHAEIFLVPIMDVDNTATGNGGKDAQPQDHNRDWSPQPHWNEVQAAQKMVGGLIDEGRMDVFLDLHNPAPGDPTFFYILENSSLKEPMIGLRDRFIELSYARNLATDQRQLGQHEWQSAHRESVPGDNLELQEQQHRRLPRRRRKSRRFGPRIPGGETRQALTPTISRALPNHIPGEGLRPPVRYATPILDNQQHLSNRINAC
- a CDS encoding 3-keto-disaccharide hydrolase, producing the protein MPKRIRSCVIFFVFCCSSSGLPADPPAVTKTPPTSATVRKTVGLFNGKDLTGWQVDVPELDKNPDAKATFIVRDGLLVSLGQPAGHLITKEKYENYRLAVEYRFAAKPGNCGVLVHASTPRALYKMFPKSIEVQMNSGHAGDFWCIVEDITVPDMVNRRGPQETWGVTEGKARRILNLTDDSEKKPGEWNTMVIECVQDAVKVWVNGDLVNHGTKCTATKGQIALQAEGSEVEFCKLELTPITKLTEP